The genomic DNA GTAGTAAAAGTACAGAAACCTACCAATTTCAACTTGTTTTGAACCAACCACTATAAAACCTTCCACGCCACGAACAATATCCCTTTGAAAATGCTGAAACAAAAAAATGGAGAGTGGTTAGACTAGTAGCAGACAGGAAATAGTAAGGGCTGATAGATATTGGCTAACCTTGCTTGAGCGAGTAGAAGCATATAATTTTTCAAGTTTCTGATATAGCTCGAGTTCTGCCTCATCTGTAACTATATTATCATTACTTGCATAACCACCACCTCCAAATTGCTTCCAAACAACCTGCAAGAGTAGATAAGATTATGGTCAGCTCTACAACAGAATCCTTTTAGTTTCCATAGGGTAATACAACAACAAAATTTCGTGGACCAATAAGAAGCATACTCAATTCCAAATTCCAACTAGAAGTCTGCAAAAAAGTAGGAACATTTTTTTGCAGACTTCTAGTTGGAATCACCTATTTAGCATACTTTTCTATTAGCAATAAATTCTCAACCAAAGTTCATGGCAAGAAGGTATACATTTAAACTTGTACTTCTTCTCATGGTATAGCAATGTAATAATGTTGTCCTGTAATTCACAGTTTAATGTTCCATTTCCATCAAATTGTTGAAGCCTCGTACAACTTCATTGAGGATTTAATGCTAGGATTTTGTACATGTTGGTGCAAGAGGTTGGTCATTTTCAATACCAAAATTAGTGTCTGTTCAACTATTTAAGGAGATACTGATGAAATCATGCCCTCAAAAAAAGAAAACAttcaattttcaaatatattatataaaaaaaataatttaactaatgagATAGATTTTGTTTTGATTTCATAATAAGATGTAACCATAAATCTAATATCATTCAAATTGTCCCTTTTCAGAGTATTTATCTTTCTCAGTCCAGAAAATCTCTGAACTCTTGTTCTATCTATCTTGTATTCTATTTCAAACTTGTCAGACTTCGTGACTGCAATATAACACCAAAGGTCTTTGACGATAGCATAAAACTTGAACTGAAATGCATTTACTGCATACTTCTATCGAAAATACCCTTAAATACCAAtttcctgaaaaaaaaaaaaaaggtttagaGACCCAAATTCAATCCAAAAGGGCAAGTATGGGCTTTACCTTAAATATTCAATACTCGGTCACAAAGGATTATACACACAAATCGAAAGTGTAAAAGCTATCTCAAAAAGTATATCAATCAGACAAGGAGACAGATATGGTTCCCGCAATCAAACTAAAAACTAAAAATCAATTCGATCATCTACTGTAGCACAGATCCGCAAATTAAACTTGCCTCTTTTCTCATAGATCCTGACAATACAgacccaaaaaaataaaaaaaaataaaaaggaaggcATTGCATCAGTCTAGTTGCCGATAGCAATGCCAACAGACGCAGGCAACTAGCCGACAAACACACCGTCCACAAAATAAAGAGACAAGCGCAGGTGCGAGGAAACAGAAGGGAAACCCTAGCAGGTTGAGTATCCAACCAGTCGTAGCTAAAGATCAGAAGCAGACAACGAAATGGCGATCGATCAGTCGTCAGACGGCAGGAAAAAAAAAAGCGAGTCTTAATATGAAATGCTGGATGAGAAGGGAGGATcagagagggagaaggagagagATAATACCTGCTGCTGCCGAGCTACCTGCTCCCTCAGCTTGGTCGCCTGCTTCCTTAGGGCGTCCATTAGCGAGGGAATCGAGCGATTTGAAGTCGCCGACAACTGCGACAACTGCGGGGAGAAGAAGaacgagagagagagaagagaggaaacGGAGTTTGAGTTGATTTGAAGTATTAAATGGGCCCAAAATTAAAACAAGGCGGAACAAATGTTTTATTATCGCAGTGGTTTAACATCGGTCCATCAGgcccatttaattttttttttttaaaaaaaaaactctcaatGTTTTAAGATTGTCAGGACACTCCAGAACTTTAAAGACTGTTATCACTTCACAATTACAAATTAttgcaaaaatataaaaatatttttttaagaaaataagtAGACGTCATGGAGTAAAATGAAGTGAATGACATGTTAATTTGTTTAACCAAAGCAAAGTTTGCCCATCAAAATATCTTCAATTTTCATTTGcgatattgattcatcaaacaaaaTGGCATGTCAAGTATGCCATTTTGAAATTTATCCAAtataaaatattctataaattttatGACTGGGATTAAAAGTTAAAACAAAATCTAACTTCCAACTGTAATCTAAACAATCTTCACAATTCAACTTACCCAAATCGTTCATTAAAGCAAGGCCAAAAGAAGGCAAACCATGTAATGAGACCAACGTCTTCCCCACACTATACAATCAACACTTTTAAAATCGAATCTGGAGATCATTCGCGCTCGAAGAGAGAAACAAAGGGAATCTGATCATACTGTAGCACGCTCGCAGCTCGCTTGAATTCACTTCTTAGCATGTCAATGCTGCACCTGTCAACATGTCGACCAAGATCATGGGAAGTTTCGAAAGGATCCTCGATGCATAAGAGATGACGGTCGTTTCCAATTCGTCTAGTCCAGTTCTTTATTTTCTTGCTGCCATGAAATGTAACTTGACATTAGGAGAAAGAAGCAAGAATGGCATCAAACACAATTACTTTAGCATATATGTTTATCATTCATCAACTAATAGTTAGTTTCTTAAACGAGCAACGAGCAACGGGGGACATCATAATTTATCATTAGTTTCAACTCCTGTAGATGATTAAGTTTTAGAATATTATCGATCAGATTCAACAAGAACAACTTAGCCAAGTTCTAAGTATACTTCTCTATCATATAGACTTGATTCATGAAAGGTATGATTAAAAAAATGATACCTGATTATGCACCCAGTGCGAACCGAAATCACATCGCGTGTATAATTGTGGGCGAAGGCCCAGTAGTGGAAGAACCCCCAAACTAATTCTGCAAGGCTTTCGTCATTTAGAGAACCAAAATTATGGAGTTCATCCACTTGATCAAAATAAGCACAATCAGTATCTTCCACCGTCAACATATAAGTTAGCTCCATTTCCTAATAAATGATGGAAGAGTGTGAATGTTAGACCAAAAAAGTTAACTTAGAAGTTTGCCAGGGTTTCTCGTATATGCTCTTAAACATTTACTAGGTCGGACGACAAGTAACCTTGTCATATACCATGCCCTCGAAGAAGTTTACTTGAACTTAGCAATTCTCTATCAAGATGGACATGAATCATGTTTTACTAGAGTTCTATTGGCTTCAATTGATCTATATTGCTTTTTGGAAAGTGTCAATATCTATTCACATCGAAACACATCCTGCAGTACTACTATAAATAGTTCACACCTGTAAACATGGTAGGATGGCTGGTCGGCGCAGTTGTAAGAAGTTAATACACAAGAGTACATACCTAAAAAAGTAAAAAAGATGATAATGACAATAATAATTTTGTTCATTTTCTAGAAAACTTgcgatgacaaaaaaaaaaaaaattcaaattactcacGCATAGCTAGAAAGGGTGCCTTCGAAAGTGTTATTCATTTCTCTTGACCTTGCCCAATGTTTCACAATATAAGCCAATTGGTGTAACCTGTTGTCTATCTTTGCGTAATCCCTGAGAAGCTTTGTATTTGCCACAGCTAAAAGATTGTTGATGCATATATCACAACAAATGCCGGTCGATGGGTCTGTCATCTTCACGATAGGAACCCGAGCATTAGTGATGGCCTGCAAGTAAAAGTTTTTCACACCTTCAATGTCTGAAATAGAAGGAAACAAATACCTCTTGTTGTTTCAAGGAGTTAGAAAAAAGAAATTATGATGTTAGAAGTTTAAGAATGGTGAATCAAAGAAACAATTTCTAAAACATCGAGAAAATAAAGTTACTATTTTCTTTAGTTCATGATTagctacaaaagaaaaaggaaattaacaAGACTAGAATCATAAAGTGTTAGCGTTAGAACTCAATTGTAAgtatttgttccttcactaaAACAACTTTTTTGCTCAAGTACCTAGTTTGTATTATAAACCAAAGGGTTAGGTCTTCCACTACTCAACCGACACAAGTTATGTTCAAAACAAATTCTATCAATATAATTAACTAGTATTATATTCCTTAAAAACTTGATCTATCATCTATTACTAATTTACTATCTCTTCGCCTACATGGTTTTTAATTTTAGAGTAGACTTCATAAAGTGTAACTTTGTAAACCCGAGATCTTCTTCATTGTTGAATTACATGTGACAAAAATTATCACAAAATATGAACAGTTCGAGTTCTTTACAATCTAAGCCTACtgagagaatatatatatatatatacatcccCTGTTTGGAATGCTAACAGAGTTCAGAATGGGTAGACGGCAATGTATGGGTCCTTGTAAACTCATAAATCAGGGAATTGTTTAACAATATTAAAATTATGAATTCGTTCAATTGATATATCTATTCAGGAATGAATGATGAACCTAGTCACATTCTTCGTAAACAAAATTTGCTAATTGACTAATTCATTAACCATCAGCATCATGAATCGTTATAACAATGCAATATAGTGTACTACTCAATAGGAACtagaaatcaaatatatttataaaaaaaactaatataCCATAAACATGTATAATCCCAGTGCAATCAATATTTGTCTCACAGACAAATTATTTagatatgttaaaaaaaaagttGGTTAAACAAGGAAAGAATCCATCTTTACTGACAAAAAAGCGATAAATTCTTTCATGTAACAGTATGAGAAATGCTAAAAGTTGAAAGTCCCAATACacaaatagttgaaaaattaatccACTAGATCTGAAATTTAAAGCACATAGAATAAACAATTAGATCTCCTCATACCTCTACATCTTGATAATTTTCTGATTGCAAAATATCTGCCAGTTTCAACAACATATCATGCTTGCTCTCACATTCGTCAATTGAAAGGCAAATATCAACATCACTGTTTGAGAACCCAAAAGAATTAGCACAGGATCCATAGAGATGTAACTTCACATTGGGCCATTCTTTGTTGATTATTACTGTTAGTGATTTCAGTAATAGATTTTGATTCTCTTTTTCAACATCTGATGGTAGTAAAGACTCATAAACTGAAACAAACCCAGGTGACAAAGTTTCTATGTCAGGGCGACACTCAATCCCTCTATGTTTCATCCCATGTCTTGATCTTTGTTTCCTTCTAAGAGGCTTTGATCCATCAAACTGCAGATGAAATAAAGTGAAGTGAAAGGGCTATAGCACTAGATAAAACTTAAACCTACTGATGACAGTATGAgatattattttcttttacatattctAACATGAAAGTATTTATGCCCAGGCCACCCTGAAGATATCTTTTGGAACCAATATTGATTTTTCAAGAGCTGCACGATATGAAAATCATTGGATAAAAACATTGCATAGTTCAAATTCTTCTCGAGGTAAACGATGCCACAAGAATTTCAAAATGATATTGTGtacattaaaaataaataagaaaatttgttgACAGAAAGAAAACCAAGATTTTGTTGAAGAAAATTAATAAACATGGGAAAGAATATAAGAAACAACATCAAGTGTTTAGAAATTGATACTGTGAGCAAGCCACTGAAATCATAAGCAAATTATGGAAATCCGAGCTTCACAAGACCAATAGAAAAGTCCACAAAAGTATACTTCAAGCTAAAAACTGGAATCAAACCTCCACGTTTTCATCCAATGTCAAGCAAAGAATTTGTCATAGATCTCAAAAGGCAGACGCAATAGCAAGTTTGTCCTACCCATTAAGAAAAGCTTTAAAAATGTAAATAGCAAGACAAGACACATTTTCACAATTAATATTCATATCCATCACATAGATATCAGTAGGACGTCAGTATCCAAATTAACACTGCTTAAAATTGGTTATGCTTCAGTTTGAAGGTCATTTGCGTAGACACTTACTTTTGTAATATTGGAGAGTTGAACCTCTTGGTCCATGATGTTTCTGTGAAGTTTGTGTTATTAAATgcaaaaaaatttagatcttgTGGGATGCAacatccaaacaagaaattgtgGAAAAAGATATCATgtgagaaaattaaaattttagagaaATGTATAAGATTGCAATGGGATTTATTGTTAATCAAAGATGGCATACCTTAGCCAATGGAGTTGGAGGACGTCTATTTATGCGGGTTTGAGCTGGGTCTCCCTGAAGCGTCAGAGAATCAGTATGTTCATTGGGTAAGATATCCTCTTGACCATCACCACCATCTTCAGAAGAAAGGTTTTCTTTCCCTTCTCCACTCACAGGTTCATATCCAGATGAGCTCCAATCCTCAAAATCCTTGGGAGTTTTTAGATCCACATCTGATTCCTCAATCTCAAGTTTGTCGAAATTTGAAACAAATTCAATCTGATCAGGATCGTTGCCAGAAACTGTTTGCCATCCGCCATCTGTCAGTTCCTGTTGGCTGCGTTCGCCTACTTCTGAATTCCTATTCACGCACTGCATCCTAGTCACTGCAACCCACTCCGCCTTCCCCTTTTTCTTCTCCACCAAGGCTTGTGGTTGCCTCTGCTCATTCGTCTTCGGCTTCCAGCGCAGTGCGTGAGGGGAATGCCCTAGATCCATGTGCTTCCTCTGGTGCTGATCTCCAGTTGCATACGTTTTGTGCTGGCGTCTATACCCGGAAGGACCATCTCCGGCATTAATCTTTGGATAACCGTGCCAAAGGTCCGACCTAGGGTTATCAGAGGGAGTGTCATTCCCATATCCAGGGCGTCCATTGCCTCGTAGCCTCTGTTCCCCTAATGAATTAAGCGAATTCCTCGAAGTTTTTTCGTATCTATTCGGCCGCGACGGACGACGAACAGTAGGAGCACTTACCAAAGAGTCATTCCGATCATCAAAACCCTTCCTGCATTCTTCCGATTCCCGGGAATCGTCATTCGGAGGCCTAGGAGGAAGAATATCTTCAGGCTCCCAAGGGCCGGGCGGCAAATCATGAGGTATCGGCACCCTAAAAACCGGGCGCTCCTTAACCTCCACCACCGGATTCTGCGGCGGAGGAGGCGGAGGACGAGGATCCTCTACAGGAACCTCATGACACGGCAGAGGGATGAGCTTGTGCAACAGTAAATGAAAACTGAGAGGGGGATTGGCGAGCGGCGACGCTTGCGGATCGGCCAGAGCCGGGTGGCGAAGAATGTGGCGACCGAAGGAGCGGTCCGAGGAAGCACCACCGGCACCATCGCCGGAGGAATCGCCGACGCCGGCCATCGCGTGTTTCCGCCGTCGACGACCGCGGAGTTTAAAAGGGGAGAGCAAGATTGATACGCGAAGGAGTGAGAGAGAGGGGTTCACATCCAACGGCTAGCATTGCGTAGTACTAAATCGCGCTTGCCTTTTGTGTAGGGACCAGATCACCCcatcatttttttcttctttttatttttttcgctttttcaaaaattatttttaaaattcactgTGCAtgattctttttctttatttcttcatCTTATTTTCCTATTTTTGCAAAATGGTCCAAAGATTATAAATAAAGGTCACCATGCATGAGTTTCCCCCTTTTTTCCGAAAAGATTCCCAAAGTTTTCTTTTTTATAGTAAAAAAGTTCAGAGTGGCAGCTTTTTATTTTAAGCAATTGCACATTATCTTTTACTATTTATATATTAATCCAATACTTTTATGTTGGAGAAGGAATAAGCATACTCcttgtataaaaataaatttatcatatAATAATCTCTAAAAAGATGGTGCTAAATTAACGCTATTCTTTTTCTACTAGATCATCAAAATGTTaagatagtatatatatatatatagaattatATTAACATTATAAAATAATAGATACAATAGCTTCAAACCACCCTTTGCTAAATTGGAATCAAGCCTTTGAAATGGTTATTGAAATTTgactttataaattttatttaaaaatattcatgaataattCACTATCCTTATTCATCAATATTAGCCCGTTGAAATCTTAGACATCCCATATTATATTCTGTTCGTCACATGCTCATTTGAATGTTATGATTTACCTTTTTTATGATAACCTTGAGTCAGATACGATGGGAGCACTATAGAtgaatatttcatttttttttttgccacaatATTAGTCCGTTGAAATTTACAATCCTaaaattaacctattttttaTTGTGTGATATGCCTAGTCACCATCCTAGCACTCCATCCATGTTACCAACAGCGAGATACTTAGTCAGCAGGACATAGGACACACCTAGATGGTCCACGCCAAGTCATCGTGTCCCAAAAGCAGGGGATGATTAATCACCATAGCGCCAAAAGCCTTAGTCACCCCACTAGCAGACGATTAGATAATAGATCAAGAATcaagaattcaaaattcaattgccAACATGTGACAGGTGAAAAACTTCCATTAAACCAATCATGATTCAACATCATGGtctttttttctcattctctTCCCCGTCAAGTGCTATGGTTCCAAGGCAGGAGAATATTTGTTTCCTTCTTCCTTTGCAGCGAAGGAAAATTGACCATCCGTACGCAAAGAATAAGCGACAGCTTCAAATCTACAAAGTCATACCGGTCTGCCTTCCTAGAAATTTCTCATAAAATTTTTTCTATcggataaaaaataaattaaaaaacactCATCAATCCAGCACTCTTATCTTATCGctcattaaagaaaatttatttgttaatgtatgaaaattgaaatttaattcGTTTGAAAAATTAAGAAGAGCGCACCATAGCCCCAAATCCTGACTCTTTAATTCATCATATCAGATCAGGCTAGTACTCTCATTCATGCAATTTGACAATGCAATACAGACGGAGAGCCTAACACAAGATCATCTCAGTGTCAATCAACATCACAGGATCAATCTTCTGGCTCTGCTTAACAGTGTCCCTTTGGAGGCATCTAGTGGCTAACGCATGAGGTATTATCATCATGAGATCTAAGATTCAAATTTCAGCAAAatcgagataaatgtctcccttatgtgttagtcactattccaaagactagtagtcatccatgatttactTCCTTCGTGTTAACCCTGAGATGATTTGACGAAAACACTAaggacgaacgtattcatctttttaccACCATGATTTTAGACAGCAGCCATTCAACTCACCTGGCCTAAGTTGGAGTATcgaaaaacaataataatttactaaattatatAATCAAGTTCTCATAATATTCAAAATGCATATAAGTTTGCTTTATATTTACTAAAACGCATAACCATTTCTCATTAAACCCCTTATTTATCAGCAATCGATTGCTCATCTACTAACAGTCCGTTATTACGTAGATAATTAATTACACTGTTAATTTCTGGATTTGTTATGCTTGTTTCGTGGATATCTGTCACTCGATGGTTAGTTTCTTCGAATTCTCACAAATCTAGATCATCAAATGAATTCCTTTGATCAAAATTTGTTAATGGGCTTACACATCTCagaattatttcaaaatagaatCATTGCACTTCCGTGAGTCTCGAGGTTAATTACATAAATTTTACCATCTAAATAGaaaattatgaatttttaaaattgatatcattttaaaatattgattCATCGAAGAATTTGATATTTCAAACTCACTCATTAATTTACAAGAATCATCCATCCATTATGAATCTACGGCATAAGATAAGGGGCATCTCCaatcaaaaattttaaagaagCTTGTATAAtgaaaaaattgaaagaaaaaaaaaaattctaaccagATGCAAGGTTCGAGATTTATAAAGTAAGAGTGGtagtgaaatttaaaatttacactgtcatttcaaaattaacaatatgGATATAGCCAATAAAtaattatgtaaaaataattaataatataggCTGAGAGATACATCTTCCCTAtagttttttctaaaaatattaatattctcTCGGTATGATTGGATcttttctaacaaaaaaaaaaaaaaaaaagataaattcaGATATAGCCTTATTGATTATTTTTGGGATAATCGGTCAGTCCGATGGAAGTTTTCTATCGACCATCAAGATAAATCGGAAAGTACGCGCGATGACCAACTGCAAAACCCAGTATCCTTTAGTTGCGCTcctcatttaaagaaaatttttctacAATTACGCCATAACTGAGGATCGAACCATAAGTACCTAGGAGACAACCTGAATATCCTACCATGGTACCAAAGCCCTAAGGCGAATACGATCGGACTATGCTCGGTCCTTAATCGTTGATCAGCCCATAAGACAACGCCATTCGACTTCATTTGTCGTGTTGTGCTTGTAGATCTGTTGGGTCATGACTGGGGCAGATGGTGCCTAGGACATTCGGTCGTGTGACTCGTCCTCTGTGCCGATCGGGACGATTGCCAGCACTGACCCGACCCCTGTGTCGACCAGAACGATTAGTAGTAGCACTTGACGGCTAAACTTCCTTTCCTTGTGAGTCCTTGGGCGAGCATGGTCTTGGCTAACTTCATTCAAATTTCTCAAAGACCGTGCAAATCCTTGATAATTATGGCTGAGCACGCAGTAAtacttttttaattaagttaattaaatgttATCCAGTGATCGAAGGGCACGTGTCCCGCACTGCAACAGCACGCTTGACGTGATAAGCAGATATTCGTTTGCAACGCGACATGCGtcttttcaaattcaacggtTGGATCTACTTCTAGGTTTCCATAACTCTAGATTGGATGGTTGAGGTCGATCGAAATCAAGGTTTATAAACCTTGCATGTGTCGCCGCCTTCCTAACTTCGCGTCTTCATCTTCCAGCTTCCCGACAACACTACGTCCTTCTTCCTTTCTAGCGATCCTCCTTGTAAGCACCCTCCTCCTTTCAATTGAATCCTTTCGTTGCTCTTCAATTTCTTAGTTTTCGATGGTAAGTACTTCGCGATCCCTTGCCCCTGTCCTTAGACTCTGATACACTTCCATCGAGTTAAAGTTCGACGGGGGTGATGCTGAGAGTTTACAAGCTGCTTATGAGCTCCCCCTTGGCTATGAAATTATTCTCCCTTCTTTTGAACCATCGGCGGGTCATTTATGCTTCTTTAGAGATCAATTCACCACCAGACTGCGGTTCCCGGTCTATCCCTTTTTTCCGTAATTTGTAAATACTTTCGTCTCTCTCTCCACCAATTAGTCTCAAGCTCTTTTAGGCTACTGTGCGGAGTCGTCGTCCTTTtccgcctgcacgacattcctttgACCCCTTGACTCTTTCGCTACTTATATTATCCTAAATTGTCTAAGCCGAGGACCATTCTATTCCAAGCTCGAGTGGGATTGatcttctttgataaaatgtcgtcctccaataagcattggaaggactacTTTTTCTTCGTACGTTTTCCCGCGCGGCCAGATTTCCCGACCGGCTAGTAGCTAGAGGTTGCGAATTTGCCATCGCTCGAGAAGTACAAAGGCCAAGCGGACTATCTCCAAGCGACCTCAAGTTTGGCTGGACAGAAGTATCACATTCATAAGTTGTTGCTGAAAGGCGTCCTCTACATGTTTGCCCTGAGTTTGATCCGCAAGAAGCTTCCGTCcaacctaggtatgctctttcttagtctaacctttgaatctaactgattttgctCTTTCTTTTGCAGCTCGAGTTATGTTGCGTGCACATCTGACCGACAAATCCAAACTCGTAAACACAGAGATCAATCCTATGGCCATAGCCGAACTGGAGGGTCGCGGCTTGCAACCGGTTGGCTGGCAAGAAGATCCACTTGGAGAGAGTGAAAGAGTGCCAGCGGAGGGGAGTGAAGGGGAGCAAGCCGGACAGCTGGCAATGGAGCAAAAGAGCACCAGCCGATCGGACTTCCTTCCGAGTGATCTCCAGCACTGTCGTCGACTCGGCCTCCGAGTCGGCTTCTTCTAGAGAGCCTCTGATAATCCGGAAGAGGCGTCGTACGGAGATTACCGCCTGATCCGCCACCTCTGCTACGCAGACTCCAACCAGGACTAATCCACGTCTTCCATCCGAGCGGGGAGaaactgttgggaccttgacgtctgctagtggggggtgaatagcgtctcaacCAAATCGTCACTTCCATAACACAAGCCGTTTACGTGATTCAaatattagggctcctactctacggctgtccataaggtggacgatcccaatctGTCGATGGATAACTCCCCGGAAACCTCCAGCTAGCTCAAACCtcattctcggtggagaaacctcaccacaaccttgatccaaacactCTTAGATTACAAAAAGAGCTTGGAggctttggaagactactaataggggttaaccatctctatttcgtcaaccatgcccaagcaccccgagctctattaaatagagctcgaaaGGAAAACACTAAGTTATTTTTCCACTACTAGTCGACTAGtgcatgcaccagtcgactggtcctttaagtgaagccgaccgttacccaacggtcaactaccagtcaactgctacagttCTGCTACAGTGTCGCAACATTGCTGTAGTGTTGCTACCATGCTGCTATAGTAAACCCTAAAACCATAGGATTTTGCCCTGAGTACAATCATTtaacactcgtcctcgcccgaccaacctagatttagccttctagccttctccatcagcctcgcaccccttggatgtctccccatccttcacgtcttgccttctggagcttccttctgACATgtccttgttgtcgggtcttcccttgccaagaggctccttacCTCCGGAACTTCATCCattaccaagtcacacttggacttacgttgccaagactacatacttggacttacaccgccaataTTCATCCTTGAACTTTTCTTCTTTGCCAACatcacacttggattttcttcgttgtacctgtatcctgcacactcacaatgcatatcaaatacaacaataaatctaacttaaacctttgctcaaacatcaaaacctatggTATCtagattactccaacaatctccccatttttgatatttggtaacccgtttaagttagagaaacataaatgtaataacaatgcaaataaatatataaatcatctcatgcataaataatggaacttAAATCtctaggctcccccttaacctaagctcccccttgagctaggatttcctgcaaagataaacttctccccctttgctaataaatgagcaatcactccccctttacctaagctcccccttgagctagaatttcttgcaaaggtatgtaagtttctcacttaaacttaaacttctccccctttaccatacatcaaaaagagctctaaCAATCTcttaattattggactctttgatctctaataaccataaacatcatgtattaatccctcataagattacatacatattTATCATCCTTTTAGTCACTTTCTAATGCTAAAAAACACTTCCAtcctggtatcagtcgactgcactagGTACCAATCGACTGTCCCCTTCGATTTCAACTCACAGAGCCCTCTGTGTTCGAATtacactattaccagtcgactggtatcggcatcagtcgactgccctcattaaattgagcttacagagacattctatgctcaaaaatactattaccagtcgactggtatctgcaccagtcgattggtaccctatttctgcaaAAATTAACCTTTTCTAATCCACTTCAAAAATGCATcaaaaattctacaaacctccaaaaattctcaaattttttggAGAAGTATATTTTAACCTTAtctacttgagaaaaatatatataaaaatatatttattataggtcccaag from Zingiber officinale cultivar Zhangliang chromosome 4A, Zo_v1.1, whole genome shotgun sequence includes the following:
- the LOC121971369 gene encoding UTP:RNA uridylyltransferase 1-like — encoded protein: MAGVGDSSGDGAGGASSDRSFGRHILRHPALADPQASPLANPPLSFHLLLHKLIPLPCHEVPVEDPRPPPPPPQNPVVEVKERPVFRVPIPHDLPPGPWEPEDILPPRPPNDDSRESEECRKGFDDRNDSLVSAPTVRRPSRPNRYEKTSRNSLNSLGEQRLRGNGRPGYGNDTPSDNPRSDLWHGYPKINAGDGPSGYRRQHKTYATGDQHQRKHMDLGHSPHALRWKPKTNEQRQPQALVEKKKGKAEWVAVTRMQCVNRNSEVGERSQQELTDGGWQTVSGNDPDQIEFVSNFDKLEIEESDVDLKTPKDFEDWSSSGYEPVSGEGKENLSSEDGGDGQEDILPNEHTDSLTLQGDPAQTRINRRPPTPLAKFDGSKPLRRKQRSRHGMKHRGIECRPDIETLSPGFVSVYESLLPSDVEKENQNLLLKSLTVIINKEWPNVKLHLYGSCANSFGFSNSDVDICLSIDECESKHDMLLKLADILQSENYQDVEAITNARVPIVKMTDPSTGICCDICINNLLAVANTKLLRDYAKIDNRLHQLAYIVKHWARSREMNNTFEGTLSSYAYVLLCINFLQLRRPAILPCLQEMELTYMLTVEDTDCAYFDQVDELHNFGSLNDESLAELVWGFFHYWAFAHNYTRDVISVRTGCIISKKIKNWTRRIGNDRHLLCIEDPFETSHDLGRHVDRCSIDMLRSEFKRAASVLQYDQIPFVSLFERE